In the Triticum aestivum cultivar Chinese Spring chromosome 2B, IWGSC CS RefSeq v2.1, whole genome shotgun sequence genome, AACGGGAAGCGGCGCTGGCAGCATTTCCTCGGCCGGCGCGTGGCTTAGATGACGGTGCCAGTGacaggtcgcctccgctctggccgggtatGAATGCGGCCATGACGGTTTGGAGCAGTGCTGACTGTTTCGGGTGGGAAGCACGCACGGTCATGGGAGGAGAtttgggtgggccagggtggtcaagAGCGGGCGTGGCGGCGGTTCGGACGGCCGGAAAGCCCTTCGTAGTTTGTCTCTGGTTTGCGGGACAAAGTACGTCTGGATCACTCGGCGGACCGATACACGACCGCATTGGATGGCACAACACGTCCGGACTGCACAGTGTATGCGGGCGGTTTGAGCGtccgtgttggagatgccctaacatccTATTTATGCAGAGGACAGGTGTTACTCAACATACTTTGTATCCACTTGACGTTATATTCTGAGATAATAATTACGCCCTTTATGAAAAATACTCCCTTTGCAACAAAAGGTAATGCCGTGTGCGCTCTATGCGGGTTTAtgacattgtgtgtgtgtgtatccttTCGGTTGAAAATTCATGAACTTGTTGGCTGGAACACTTAGCTAATACAACAACCAAACCCTAAACCAACTAGAAGAGACGCGAGCGCGACCTGAGGCCTGCATATAGACCAGCGTTTAAGTCCTCGAGCACGAAATAGAGTATCCAATCATAAGTAGGCAGTCTTTGTACATTAATTGCAAAAAAGAAAGTCTTTGTGTATTGAAAGATATACAGTGCAGAAGCACGTGTCCAGTAAAACGCTATAAAATCCATAGAACAAAGCCTCTGCCGAACCATAATCGAGCTCTGACGACTTTTATTAGCTTGTACTCGTAGTTGAAGTGCATCAACATATCGTACCTAGGTCGCCATGCCTGCAAACAAGACTTACCCCTCCCATAAAAATGCCAACGGTGAGGTGGACGACGAATTCTACCCATTAATCCGCAAGTACAAGGACGGCCGGATCGAGCGGTTCATGAGCTCATTCGTGCCGGCGTCGGAGGACCCGGCGGCCAGCCGTGGTGTGGCGACGAGGGACGTCGTCGTCGACCAGGGCACCGGTGTGTCCGTGCGCCTGTTCCTTCCTGCCCAGGCTGCCGAGGCCGGCGCGAGGCTCCCCCTTGTTGTGTACGTCCATGGTGGTTCCTTCTGCACGGAGAGTGCCTTCTCCCGGACGTACCACCGTTACGCCACTTCCCTCGCCGCCAGCGCAGGGGCGCTCATCGTGTCCGTGGAGTACCGTCTGGCGCCGGAATATCCCGTGCCGACGTCCTACGATGACACATGGGCCGCGCTGCGGTGGGTGGCGTCCTTGTCCGACCCTTGGCTCGCCAAATACGCAGACCCTAGCCGCACGTTCCTCGCCGGCGACAGCGCTGGCGGCAACATCGTGTACCACACGGCCGTGCGCGCCACACATGATGACAGCATCATGGACATCCAGGGGTTGGTCATGGTGCATCCATTCTTCTGGGGGCCCGAGCGTCTCCCGGCGGAGAAGGTCTTGGACGGCGACGCCATGTTCCCACCAGTGTGGGTGGATAAGCTGTGGCCGTTCGTGACGGCGGGCGGGGCTGGCAACGATGATCCTCGGATCAATCCTCCGGACGAGGAGATCGCGTTGCTAACTGGCAGGCGGGTGCTTGTGGCCGTTGCAGAGAAGGACACCCTGCGCGACCGGGGGCGCCAGTTTGTGTGCAGCATGCGCAGGTGTGGGTGGGTTGATGGCAGCCTCACCGTGGTGGAGTCGGAGGGTGAGGACCATGGCTTCCACTTGTACGCCCCCCTACGTGCGACCAGCAAGAAGCTTATGAAGAGCATCGTGCAGTTCATAAACCATCGCGCCACCTTGCCGTCACCGGCCATGGTGATCCCAGAAGGCTCGGCCGAAACTATGCTAGGCGTCCCTAGTAGGCCATTTAAGGACATATTTGGCTACGGGATGCGCATGAAACGTTGGAGTGGCACGAGTTTTGGGCTCAAAGTTGGTCGTGCAAAAGCATCGACGACGAGCTATGGGTTACCTTTGAAGCAAGCTCGCACCTTCGGAGACCCTGTTTCAGCACCAACTTCGGTAAGATTCGTGATGAGGAACTGTTTCTAGAACCAGTTCCCGGGGTGTGTTAAGTTAATTTAAATTTACCTCAATAAATGTATTCTTTTCATTATTGCTTGCACGTTGAGTTTGTATACGTCAAGGTTATGATCACTTCTGGAGTCGTGTAAGTGCTTTTGCTATTGCACTGGCGCATTGTATCTGCCAGAAACGTGCAAGGTCACGTTGCGGCTAAGTCGTTGCTTGGCATGTTGTAGTCTCGTCGCCACGATCCACCGCGTGCAGGATGGCGCACGCTTTGTGTGGATCGATCACGGTGAGCTTTGTGTGTCTGGTTGTCAAGTGTTAGAATAAATAAAGGAAATGAAAGAAAGATAGAAAAGATGCAATTACGGCGTCACAAAATTACCTCTTTTGTTTCTCTAAAGCACATCCAGATATACCCTAAGTATTGCACATCTCAGTCCTATGCTATTGATTTTACGTGAAGAACCGTGCAAGCATTTTTGTAAAACGTACTCCTATCATCCCCCGGGAATTACCATGTCTACCACCGTCTGCCTCAGCGCAGCTTCGCAGTTGATGTGGAGTTTGACTTGTTGCAGCCGTGGGTCTTGCCATGTGCGCCGGCTCTTGAAGCAGTACGAGGATTCCTGGTGCACATATCCTCTGGGCCGGTC is a window encoding:
- the LOC123039934 gene encoding probable carboxylesterase 5, giving the protein MPANKTYPSHKNANGEVDDEFYPLIRKYKDGRIERFMSSFVPASEDPAASRGVATRDVVVDQGTGVSVRLFLPAQAAEAGARLPLVVYVHGGSFCTESAFSRTYHRYATSLAASAGALIVSVEYRLAPEYPVPTSYDDTWAALRWVASLSDPWLAKYADPSRTFLAGDSAGGNIVYHTAVRATHDDSIMDIQGLVMVHPFFWGPERLPAEKVLDGDAMFPPVWVDKLWPFVTAGGAGNDDPRINPPDEEIALLTGRRVLVAVAEKDTLRDRGRQFVCSMRRCGWVDGSLTVVESEGEDHGFHLYAPLRATSKKLMKSIVQFINHRATLPSPAMVIPEGSAETMLGVPSRPFKDIFGYGMRMKRWSGTSFGLKVGRAKASTTSYGLPLKQARTFGDPVSAPTSVRFVMRNCF